The DNA sequence GCGAAAAGTACTTTCCCGGCAGTCCGGTGTTAGGCTCAATTTTGCGGCACCTGGGAGAATTGAATCTGGATATGGGGAACTATGAGCGCGCCAGGTCTTTCTTGCAGCGCGCGCTGCCCATCTATGAGAAACAATGGGGCGCTGAATCTACCTACGCGGCGGATTTGCTAACGGTGTTGGGAAGATTGGATTTTGAACAACAGCTATTTGAAAGCGCCGCACAACTAAATCGGCGCGCGATTTTGTTGCGTGAGAAAGTGCTAGGGAGCGATCACACCGAAGTCGCCACCTCATTGCTTGGATTGGCGAAGGTGCTGTGCGCCCAGCAAAAGTATGATGAAGCTGCGGCCACTTATCAGCGTGCGCAGCAGATCAGCGAAAAGATATACGGTGCGAACGATTGGCGGCTGGGCGTCGTCTGGCGGGATTGGGGCAAGCTTTACCAAGCCAGGGGCGACTATGCAAAAGCCGAGCAACTCATCCGGCGCGCGCTGGGCAGTTACGAGCAATCCTTAGGGTCGAATCATCCTTATGTTTTCGAAGCGCACAGTGATTTGATGGCACTTTGTCTGGCGCAAGACCGGATCAGTGAAGCGTTGCTTGAACAACAACGCGCCGCAGACATCAGCGAGTACAGCTTGAGCCGCAATCTGCTGGCCGGTTCTGAGAATCAGAAGTTGCGCTATCTGGAAAAATTCGCTGCTGAGGTGGATGACACGCTGTCGTTGCATACGCGCCTGCTGCCGAAACAGGCGCCAGCGCTGCAACTGGCCTTCCAAACCGTATTACGCCGCAAAGGGCGGGTCTTGGATGAGATGGGCGCGATGATCCGCCTGTTGCGGCAACGCGCCGGTAGCGAAGGCGCACAGTTATTCAACCAACTTTCCGACAAACTGGCGCAGCTTTCCGCCCTGACGACACGCGGCGCTGAGGCGCGCACCCGCGAGAACTATTTGGCGCAGGTGCGGCAGGTCAACGAAGAGATCGAAAAGCTGCAAGCCGTGTTAAGCGCGCGCAGCCGCGAGTTCCGCACGAGTACACAACCAGTCACCTTGCAAGCCGTGCAGGCTGCCTTGCCAGCGCGGACGGCCTTGGTGGAATTCACCCGCTTCAAATCCATTGATGAAAAACACAGAGACAGGTTTGAGTATCAGTATGCCGCCTACATCCTGCTACCCGATGGCACGTTGCGCTGGGCCTTGCTGGGGAAAGCTGAAACGATTGAGCGCGCGCTGACCGCCTGGCGCGCGGCGCTGGCCCCAAAAGAAGGATCAGCCAACACCCAACCACTGCCAGACGCGCGCAAGCTGGCGCGCCAAGTGGATGCGCTGGTGATGCAGCGCGTGCGTGCCCAGTTGGGCAAGGTGCGGCAAGTCTTCCTCGCCCCGGATGGCGCGCTCAACCTGTTGCCGTTTGCCGCGCTGATTGATGAACGGGGCCGCGAACTGGTGCGCGATTATCAATTCATCTATCTGACCAGCGGGCGCGATTTGTTGCGCTTGCAGACCAGGCACGACAGCAATGCGGATGTGCTGGTGTTTGCCGCGCCCGATTTCGATGACGGCAGCGGGCAAGTGGCGGCCCCGTCCGCAACGGTCGCGGATGACGGGCGGGGCGGAAAGCTGAGCCGGGGCGTGGCGGCGCTTGGACGTTTTGAACCCCTGCCGAGCGCGGGCGCGGAAGCGCAAGCGATCAAACGTCTGTGGCCGCAGGCGCAACTCTTCCTGGACAAACAGGCGACCGAGGGCGCACTCAAACAGGTGCATCGTCCGCAGCTTTTGCACATCGCAACGCACGGGGTCTTTTTGGAAGATCAGAAAAAGGAAGGCAGTGTCGAGAATCCGCTGTTGCGCGCCTGGCTCGCAATGGCCGGCGCGAATCAGCGCAAGAGCGGCGCCAATGACAGGGAAGACGGCATCTTCACCGCTTATGAAGCCGCCGCCCTCGATCTGTGGGGCACCAAACTGGTCGTGCTTTCGGCTTGCGAAACCGGCCTGGGCGAAGTCCACAACGGCGAGGGCGTTTATGGCTTGCGGCGCGCGCTGGTGCTGGCCGGGGCCGAGGCGCAATTGACCAGTTTATGGAAAGTTGACGACGACGTGACGAAAGATTTGATGAGCGCGTATTACGGCAAATTGCGCGCCGAGGTGGGGCGCGCGGCGGCCTTGCGGCAGGTGCAATTGCAAATGCTGACGGGGCCTGACCGGGCGCGGCGCAATCCGTATTTCTGGGCAGGCTTTATCCAACTGGGCGAATGGGCCAATTTGAAAGGGGAGCGCGCGGCCAGTCTGGTGGCTCAGCGCACGACACGGAAGCGGTAACCGGATTGTTTCAACTGTTGCCCG is a window from the Acidobacteriota bacterium genome containing:
- a CDS encoding CHAT domain-containing protein produces the protein MALSLGQSLERQMAGGESHSYRLKLEAGQYIRVEVFQYWISVELRLFDPAGNLLVTVKLQTEDGQIEMVSAIAEQSGAYKLEVVARGHKELHSTYKIKCVKQQIATPEDRLLVEADRLQLEAFRLGRQQKWEEAKTLSEQSVARYERVYGSSGLELVEPLKLLWRLLFFKGDLVALEITSKRILAIQEAALGRDHLDVADGLIALANSDWNQGKEIEAKQSFERAMRIRAQLLAPDDMRMAHIMMGVAALHRALSEFTQAEILFRQALAITTKTLGPVSYSTYDLWNNLGETLATQGEYAEATLVWEGAAASGEKYFPGSPVLGSILRHLGELNLDMGNYERARSFLQRALPIYEKQWGAESTYAADLLTVLGRLDFEQQLFESAAQLNRRAILLREKVLGSDHTEVATSLLGLAKVLCAQQKYDEAAATYQRAQQISEKIYGANDWRLGVVWRDWGKLYQARGDYAKAEQLIRRALGSYEQSLGSNHPYVFEAHSDLMALCLAQDRISEALLEQQRAADISEYSLSRNLLAGSENQKLRYLEKFAAEVDDTLSLHTRLLPKQAPALQLAFQTVLRRKGRVLDEMGAMIRLLRQRAGSEGAQLFNQLSDKLAQLSALTTRGAEARTRENYLAQVRQVNEEIEKLQAVLSARSREFRTSTQPVTLQAVQAALPARTALVEFTRFKSIDEKHRDRFEYQYAAYILLPDGTLRWALLGKAETIERALTAWRAALAPKEGSANTQPLPDARKLARQVDALVMQRVRAQLGKVRQVFLAPDGALNLLPFAALIDERGRELVRDYQFIYLTSGRDLLRLQTRHDSNADVLVFAAPDFDDGSGQVAAPSATVADDGRGGKLSRGVAALGRFEPLPSAGAEAQAIKRLWPQAQLFLDKQATEGALKQVHRPQLLHIATHGVFLEDQKKEGSVENPLLRAWLAMAGANQRKSGANDREDGIFTAYEAAALDLWGTKLVVLSACETGLGEVHNGEGVYGLRRALVLAGAEAQLTSLWKVDDDVTKDLMSAYYGKLRAEVGRAAALRQVQLQMLTGPDRARRNPYFWAGFIQLGEWANLKGERAASLVAQRTTRKR